In the Pseudomonas sp. ADAK2 genome, one interval contains:
- a CDS encoding DUF6124 family protein, translated as MFKATPNPPESGTDSPEALDAKKMKEAADRAFAHYFPPADEKPAKRRRYQLFAVSPEIIDPEALLANASEDLLSISAIAADLADDVEGTRRSVALAISRLTDGVQLLVERVLDHHEALAEAKL; from the coding sequence ATGTTCAAAGCTACCCCCAACCCTCCGGAATCCGGCACCGATTCCCCAGAAGCGCTCGACGCAAAAAAAATGAAAGAAGCCGCCGACCGCGCCTTCGCCCACTACTTTCCCCCAGCTGACGAAAAACCAGCCAAACGCCGTCGATACCAACTCTTCGCCGTTTCCCCGGAAATCATCGACCCCGAGGCCCTGCTGGCCAATGCTTCCGAAGATCTGCTCTCCATCAGCGCGATTGCGGCTGACCTGGCGGACGATGTGGAAGGCACGCGCCGTTCGGTAGCTTTGGCGATCAGCCGTTTGACGGATGGGGTGCAGTTGTTGGTGGAGCGGGTGCTGGATCACCATGAGGCGTTGGCTGAGGCCAAACTCTAG
- a CDS encoding Hpt domain-containing protein, with protein sequence MGDRHDYVALEWVKGEIAETLKQAHQALEQLLDDPQATYALGECLACIHQVHGGLQMVEFYGAALLAEEMEQLTAALQQNRVSHRDEAIHLLRQALGQLPIYLDRVQGARRDLPLVVLPLINDLRSARGESLLSETSLFSPQLPDLPALDQDDLALLEPPELPNVLRKLRQMLQMALVGLLREQDGETNLDYLTKVFTKLETLCGNAPLSPLWQVASALVEGLRNGAIANSPALRSLFKDADKELKRLLEQGMAGVNQAPPPELLKSLLFYIAKAEHPTGQMLTMKDRYGLDDALPDSAMVDEERARLAGPDRDAMRSVLAALCEELVRVKERLDLFVRSDRQHTSDLESLLAPLRQIADTLAVLGFGQPRKVIIDQLAVVLSLAQGQREPNDAILMDVAGALLYVEATLAGMVGTVEPESQEESRLPTTDLTQIHQIVIREARICLQQAKDMIVDYIDADWDRQQLQPLPALLTQVRGALAMIPLSRAASLIEACNGFIREHLLVDTDHPGWQQLDSLADVITSIEYYLERLNDDPQEAGEHLLDVAENSLAALGFFPSEKLVPVLEDVLSPNEAQVMQDLQELDDPETVQSLAAVLASPVSAVNPPALNTPGSLLPPPVGEEPVDDELREVFLEETDEVLEVLREYLPRWSANVGDTAALSELRRAFHTLKGSGRMVRALVLGELAWAVENLLNRVLEHSVEPGPAVQQLLTDALNLLPELITDFAGNAQRQRDDVDRFAARAHALAKGDATLSDEDTQDVAALDPLLLEIFRNEAETHLASLNRYLDQAAEHVPLQASDELQRALHTLKGSASMAGVLPIAELAAPLDHLAREYKAHLIALDLDEVELLLEAEGLFRLGLRQLKTDPLAEIPGARSLIERTQTLLDERLEAILSAPNRGLRIKRDPQLINNFLAQGMDILLDAESLLRRWQQHPGERQELSALLDELTTLGEGAHLADLHPVDELCEALLDLYGAVEESSLAVSDEFFHEAQSAHEALINMLDELAAGQEVSPQPERIRALRGLLDTSLDPSAMGLIRSDGSRSLSIRELGTATAELSQTATQIEHDDEIVSIFLEEAVDILESAGQALQRWLSDPDNAAPLSSLQRDLHTLKGGARMAEVEAVGNLAHELENLYEGLVDRRFSHSEALARLLQTSHDRLAVLLEQLQSQKPLGDPDELIEAIRTFRQGNTGTPEPVEPAHEHDSPGHDPELLEIFLEEGFDIIENSGAALVRWQAEPSNRQEVETLLRDLHTLKGGARMVEIAPIGDLAHELEFLYEGLSAGVLQPTAPLFTLLQSSHDRLAQMLDATRAGQPCPPADRLIDAIKNFSHPAVPEAPVVAPVTVKVETPAPDAGADMVKVSAELLDDLVNLAGETSIFRGRIEQQVNDARVALSEMETTIERMRDQLRRLDTETQGRILSRQQVEAERLGYEEFDPLEMDRHSQLQQLSRALFESASDLLDLKETLDRTNQDAENLLQQQGRINTELQEGLMRTRMVPFERMLPRLKRIVRQVSGELGKDVEFVVGNAEGEMDRNVLERMAAPLEHMLRNAVDHGLESADVRIAAGKPAQGRITLDLSREGGDIIFDIRDDGAGVPLDAVRRKAIKRGMLAPDSDISDRDVLQFILQPGFSTAEKITQISGRGVGMDVVHEEVRQLGGSMFIDSVPGQGVHFRIRLPFTVSVNRALMVQCFDDQYAIPLNTIDGIVRVLPNELEGHYRLDPPTYKYAGQHYELCYLGELLKTSTRPKLLGQSLPLPVLLVQCNERHIAVQVDSMAGTREIVVKSLGPQFAAVQGLSGATILGDGRVVLILDLLAPIRAMQARVPQRPVTQDVEAEPHKPLLVLVVDDSVTVRKVTSRLLERHGMNVLTAKDGVDAMLLLEDHLPDVMLLDIEMPRMDGFEVATQVRADERLQHLPIIMITSRTGQKHRDRAMAIGVNDYLGKPYQESVLLESIALWSRTHA encoded by the coding sequence ATGGGTGATCGGCACGACTATGTGGCCCTCGAGTGGGTCAAAGGCGAGATTGCCGAAACGCTGAAGCAGGCTCATCAGGCGTTGGAGCAACTGCTGGATGACCCGCAGGCGACTTACGCGCTGGGCGAGTGCCTGGCGTGCATCCATCAGGTCCACGGCGGTTTGCAGATGGTCGAGTTCTACGGCGCGGCCCTGCTCGCCGAAGAGATGGAGCAACTGACTGCTGCCCTGCAACAAAACCGCGTCAGTCATCGCGATGAAGCCATTCATCTGTTAAGACAGGCCTTGGGGCAGTTGCCGATCTACCTCGACCGGGTGCAAGGCGCCCGCCGCGACTTGCCGCTGGTGGTGCTGCCGCTGATCAACGATCTGCGCAGCGCCCGGGGTGAAAGCCTGCTCTCGGAAACCAGCCTGTTCAGCCCGCAACTGCCGGACTTGCCGGCGCTGGATCAAGACGATCTGGCGCTGCTGGAACCACCCGAACTACCGAATGTGCTGCGCAAGTTGCGGCAGATGTTGCAAATGGCGTTGGTCGGTTTGCTTCGCGAACAGGATGGCGAGACGAATCTGGATTACCTGACCAAGGTCTTCACCAAGCTTGAAACGTTGTGCGGTAACGCGCCGCTGAGCCCGTTGTGGCAGGTCGCTTCGGCGCTGGTCGAAGGCCTGCGCAACGGCGCGATTGCCAACAGCCCGGCCCTGCGTAGTCTGTTCAAGGACGCCGACAAGGAACTCAAACGCTTGCTGGAACAAGGCATGGCCGGGGTCAATCAGGCGCCGCCGCCCGAGCTGCTTAAAAGCTTGTTGTTCTACATTGCCAAAGCCGAACATCCCACCGGGCAGATGCTGACCATGAAAGATCGCTACGGACTGGACGATGCGCTGCCTGACAGCGCGATGGTCGACGAAGAACGCGCACGCCTCGCCGGCCCCGACCGCGATGCCATGCGCTCGGTGCTCGCCGCCCTGTGCGAAGAACTGGTGCGGGTCAAGGAACGCCTGGACCTGTTCGTGCGCAGCGATCGCCAGCACACCTCCGACCTGGAAAGCCTGCTGGCGCCGCTGCGGCAAATCGCCGACACCCTGGCGGTGCTCGGTTTTGGCCAGCCGCGCAAGGTCATCATCGATCAACTGGCGGTGGTGTTGAGCCTGGCCCAAGGGCAACGCGAACCCAACGACGCGATCCTCATGGACGTGGCCGGGGCGTTGCTCTACGTCGAAGCGACGCTGGCCGGGATGGTCGGCACCGTGGAGCCGGAGAGCCAGGAAGAAAGTCGCCTGCCCACCACCGACCTGACGCAGATTCATCAGATCGTCATCCGCGAAGCGCGGATCTGCCTGCAACAAGCCAAGGACATGATCGTCGACTACATCGATGCCGATTGGGATCGCCAGCAACTGCAACCGTTGCCGGCATTGCTGACCCAGGTTCGTGGTGCGTTGGCGATGATTCCGCTGAGCCGCGCCGCGAGCCTGATCGAAGCCTGCAACGGCTTCATCCGCGAGCACTTGCTGGTGGACACTGATCACCCCGGCTGGCAGCAACTGGACAGCCTCGCCGACGTCATCACCAGCATCGAGTATTACCTGGAACGTCTGAACGACGACCCGCAAGAGGCGGGCGAACACCTGCTCGATGTCGCGGAAAACAGCCTGGCCGCCCTCGGGTTTTTTCCCAGCGAAAAACTCGTACCGGTGCTGGAAGACGTGCTCAGCCCCAACGAAGCCCAGGTCATGCAAGACCTTCAGGAGCTGGACGATCCCGAAACTGTGCAATCCCTGGCCGCTGTATTGGCCAGCCCGGTGTCCGCCGTCAACCCGCCCGCCCTGAACACCCCGGGCAGCCTGTTACCGCCGCCAGTGGGCGAAGAACCGGTGGACGATGAACTGCGGGAAGTGTTCCTCGAAGAAACCGACGAAGTTCTGGAAGTGCTGCGCGAATACTTGCCGCGCTGGTCGGCCAACGTGGGCGACACTGCTGCCTTGAGCGAACTGCGTCGCGCCTTCCACACCTTGAAAGGCAGCGGCCGAATGGTCCGCGCGTTGGTGCTCGGTGAGCTGGCCTGGGCCGTGGAAAACCTGCTCAACCGCGTGCTGGAGCACAGCGTGGAACCTGGGCCGGCGGTGCAACAACTGCTGACCGACGCCCTGAACCTGCTGCCGGAACTGATCACCGATTTTGCCGGCAATGCCCAGCGCCAGCGCGACGATGTGGACCGCTTCGCCGCCCGGGCTCACGCCTTGGCCAAGGGCGATGCAACGCTGTCCGACGAGGACACCCAGGACGTCGCCGCTCTCGATCCGTTGTTGCTGGAGATCTTTCGCAACGAAGCCGAAACCCACCTCGCCAGCCTCAATCGCTACCTCGATCAAGCCGCCGAGCATGTGCCGCTGCAAGCCAGCGACGAGTTGCAGCGTGCCTTGCATACGCTCAAGGGCAGCGCCTCGATGGCTGGCGTGTTGCCGATTGCCGAACTCGCCGCGCCGCTGGATCACTTGGCCCGCGAGTACAAGGCGCACCTGATTGCGCTGGACTTGGATGAAGTCGAATTGCTGCTGGAAGCCGAAGGGCTGTTCCGCCTCGGCTTGCGTCAGCTAAAGACTGATCCGTTGGCCGAGATTCCTGGCGCCCGTTCGTTGATCGAGCGCACGCAAACCCTGCTGGACGAACGCCTGGAAGCCATCCTCAGCGCGCCGAACCGGGGCTTGCGGATCAAGCGTGATCCACAACTGATCAACAACTTCCTCGCCCAAGGCATGGACATCCTGCTCGACGCGGAAAGCCTGCTGCGGCGCTGGCAGCAACACCCCGGCGAACGTCAGGAACTCAGCGCATTGCTGGACGAGTTGACCACCCTCGGCGAAGGCGCGCACCTGGCCGATCTGCACCCGGTGGATGAACTGTGCGAAGCCTTGCTCGACCTGTATGGCGCGGTGGAAGAGAGCAGCCTGGCGGTTAGCGACGAGTTTTTCCATGAAGCGCAAAGTGCCCACGAAGCGCTGATCAACATGCTCGACGAACTGGCTGCTGGCCAGGAAGTCAGCCCGCAACCGGAGCGGATCCGGGCCTTGCGTGGTCTGCTCGATACGAGTCTCGACCCGTCGGCCATGGGTCTGATTCGTAGTGACGGCAGCCGTAGTTTGAGCATTCGTGAACTGGGCACTGCCACCGCTGAGCTTTCACAGACAGCGACGCAGATTGAACACGACGATGAGATCGTTTCGATCTTCCTTGAAGAAGCGGTGGATATCCTCGAAAGCGCCGGCCAGGCTTTGCAGCGCTGGCTGAGCGACCCGGACAACGCCGCGCCGTTGTCGTCCTTGCAGCGGGATTTGCACACCCTCAAGGGCGGCGCGCGCATGGCCGAGGTCGAGGCGGTCGGTAACCTGGCCCATGAACTGGAAAACCTTTACGAAGGTTTGGTTGATCGCCGTTTTAGCCACAGCGAAGCACTGGCGCGGTTGCTGCAAACCAGCCATGACCGCTTGGCGGTGCTGCTTGAACAGTTGCAGAGCCAGAAGCCGTTGGGCGATCCCGACGAACTGATTGAAGCCATTCGCACCTTTCGCCAGGGCAATACCGGCACGCCGGAACCGGTCGAACCGGCCCACGAACATGATTCGCCGGGGCATGACCCTGAGCTGCTGGAGATCTTCCTTGAAGAAGGTTTCGACATCATCGAAAACTCTGGCGCGGCGCTGGTGCGCTGGCAGGCCGAGCCGTCGAATCGCCAGGAAGTGGAAACCCTGCTGCGGGATTTGCACACGCTGAAGGGCGGCGCGCGGATGGTGGAAATCGCCCCGATTGGCGATTTGGCCCATGAACTGGAATTCCTCTACGAAGGCCTGTCGGCGGGTGTGCTGCAACCGACGGCGCCGCTGTTCACGCTGTTGCAAAGCAGCCACGACCGACTGGCGCAGATGCTCGACGCTACCCGCGCCGGGCAACCTTGCCCGCCGGCAGATCGGCTGATCGATGCGATCAAGAACTTCAGCCATCCGGCGGTGCCCGAAGCGCCGGTCGTTGCGCCCGTTACGGTTAAGGTTGAAACACCGGCACCGGATGCCGGCGCGGACATGGTCAAGGTTTCGGCAGAACTGCTGGACGATCTGGTCAACCTCGCCGGGGAAACCTCGATCTTCCGTGGCCGTATCGAGCAACAGGTCAACGACGCCCGCGTGGCCCTGAGCGAGATGGAAACCACCATCGAGCGTATGCGCGATCAGTTGCGCCGGCTCGATACCGAAACCCAAGGGCGGATTCTCAGCCGTCAGCAAGTCGAAGCCGAACGCCTGGGCTACGAAGAATTCGATCCGCTGGAAATGGACCGCCACTCGCAATTGCAGCAACTGTCCCGCGCCTTGTTCGAATCCGCCTCCGACTTGCTCGACCTCAAGGAAACCCTCGACCGGACCAATCAGGACGCGGAAAACCTGCTGCAACAGCAGGGCCGCATCAACACCGAATTGCAGGAAGGCCTGATGCGCACGCGCATGGTGCCGTTCGAACGGATGCTGCCGCGTTTGAAACGCATCGTCCGCCAGGTGTCCGGCGAGTTGGGCAAGGACGTGGAATTCGTCGTCGGCAACGCTGAAGGCGAGATGGATCGCAACGTGCTGGAACGCATGGCCGCGCCGCTGGAACACATGCTGCGTAACGCCGTGGATCATGGCTTGGAGTCTGCCGACGTGCGGATCGCGGCGGGTAAACCGGCTCAGGGCCGCATCACCCTTGATCTGTCGCGAGAGGGTGGCGACATCATTTTCGACATCCGCGACGACGGCGCCGGCGTGCCGCTGGACGCGGTGCGGCGCAAGGCGATCAAGCGCGGCATGCTCGCGCCGGACAGCGACATCAGCGACCGCGACGTGCTGCAATTCATCTTGCAACCGGGGTTCTCCACCGCCGAAAAAATCACCCAGATTTCCGGGCGTGGCGTGGGTATGGACGTGGTGCATGAAGAGGTGCGGCAGCTTGGTGGCAGCATGTTTATCGATTCTGTGCCGGGGCAGGGCGTGCATTTTCGCATTCGCTTGCCGTTTACCGTGTCGGTCAACCGGGCGCTGATGGTGCAGTGCTTTGATGATCAATACGCGATCCCGCTGAACACCATCGACGGCATCGTCCGCGTGTTGCCCAACGAACTCGAAGGCCATTACCGCCTCGATCCGCCGACCTACAAATACGCCGGGCAGCACTACGAACTGTGCTACCTCGGCGAACTGCTGAAAACCAGCACCCGCCCGAAACTGCTGGGCCAGAGCCTGCCGTTGCCGGTGTTGCTGGTGCAATGCAACGAGCGGCACATCGCGGTGCAGGTGGACTCCATGGCCGGCACCCGGGAGATCGTGGTCAAGAGCCTCGGCCCGCAATTTGCGGCGGTGCAGGGCTTGTCCGGGGCGACGATTCTCGGGGATGGCCGCGTGGTGCTGATTCTTGATTTGCTCGCGCCGATCCGCGCGATGCAGGCCCGTGTGCCACAACGACCGGTGACTCAGGATGTCGAAGCCGAGCCGCACAAGCCATTGCTGGTTTTGGTGGTGGACGACTCGGTGACCGTGCGCAAGGTCACCAGCCGTTTGCTTGAACGCCACGGCATGAACGTGCTGACCGCCAAGGACGGGGTCGATGCCATGCTGCTGCTCGAAGATCACCTGCCCGACGTGATGCTGCTGGACATCGAAATGCCGCGCATGGACGGCTTCGAAGTCGCCACTCAGGTGCGCGCCGACGAACGCCTGCAACACCTGCCGATCATCATGATCACCTCGCGCACCGGCCAAAAACACCGCGACCGTGCGATGGCCATCGGCGTCAACGACTACCTCGGCAAGCCATATCAGGAATCGGTGCTGCTCGAAAGCATCGCCCTGTGGAGCAGAACCCATGCTTGA
- a CDS encoding chemotaxis protein CheW, which translates to MLEHRTSNLTGLLLPLADRNLILPNVAVAELIDYQPAAFDLDTPPWYLGLVTWRDRQIPLLSFESACGQKVVIGERVRIVILNALGGRPELKFIALLVQGIPRSYKLDSQLSYVDVPLCPLEQAAVQIGEQVAKVPDLLALEELLITAGLTH; encoded by the coding sequence ATGCTTGAGCATCGCACCAGCAACCTCACCGGGCTGTTGCTGCCCTTGGCGGATCGCAATTTGATCCTGCCCAACGTCGCGGTTGCGGAGCTGATCGACTATCAGCCGGCGGCGTTCGACCTTGATACACCGCCGTGGTATCTGGGGCTGGTGACGTGGCGGGATCGGCAGATTCCGTTGCTCAGTTTTGAGTCGGCGTGTGGCCAGAAAGTGGTGATTGGCGAGCGCGTACGGATCGTTATCCTCAATGCACTGGGCGGGCGACCGGAGTTGAAGTTCATTGCCCTGCTGGTGCAGGGGATTCCGCGGTCTTACAAGCTCGATAGCCAGTTGAGCTATGTGGATGTGCCGCTGTGTCCGCTGGAACAGGCGGCGGTGCAGATCGGGGAGCAGGTGGCGAAGGTGCCGGATTTGCTGGCGCTGGAAGAACTGCTGATCACTGCCGGCCTAACCCACTGA
- a CDS encoding chemotaxis protein CheW, with protein sequence MSESLTAFELLLQIDQRCRVLAADLPSQPSRQDSWSGIGFRLGEHWYVAPMGEVSEVLHEPRYTQLPGVKPWVKGVANLRGRLLPIMDVCGFFGHELSAVRKQRRVLVVEYKDVFAGLMVDEVYGLQHFAQDSLETVPPNELNGAMEAFVQGRFQREQSWQVFSPFALAQSQDFMHVAV encoded by the coding sequence ATGAGCGAGTCGCTGACGGCTTTCGAACTGCTGCTGCAGATCGACCAGCGTTGCCGCGTGCTGGCGGCGGACTTGCCGTCCCAGCCATCGCGACAGGACAGCTGGAGCGGCATCGGTTTTCGCCTGGGCGAGCACTGGTACGTCGCGCCGATGGGCGAAGTCAGCGAAGTCCTGCACGAACCGCGCTACACCCAACTGCCCGGCGTCAAACCCTGGGTCAAAGGCGTGGCCAACCTGCGCGGGCGGTTGTTGCCGATCATGGATGTCTGCGGCTTCTTTGGTCATGAGCTGTCGGCGGTGCGCAAGCAGCGGCGGGTGCTGGTGGTGGAATACAAAGACGTGTTTGCCGGATTGATGGTCGATGAAGTCTACGGCTTGCAGCACTTTGCCCAGGACAGCCTGGAAACGGTGCCGCCGAATGAGCTGAACGGCGCGATGGAGGCGTTCGTCCAGGGTCGGTTCCAGCGTGAACAGAGCTGGCAAGTGTTCAGCCCGTTTGCGTTGGCGCAGTCCCAGGACTTCATGCATGTCGCGGTGTAG
- a CDS encoding methyl-accepting chemotaxis protein, whose amino-acid sequence MTKAKTGTPEGSRSRSQIIVLFIALIIFIMLLFANFAYLNTQATYDKQYIGHAGELRVLSQRIAKNATEAAAGKAAAFKLLSDARNDFAQRWGYLKKGDPSTGLPPAPSTVRPEMRAVQLDWERLLKNTDAILSSEQTVLSLHQVAATLAETVPQLQVEYEKVVEILLQRGAPAAQVAMAQRQSLLAERILGAVNTVLSGDENSQQAADAFGRDAARFGLVLNGMLQGNPALKVSQVEDKDARARLTEISELFEFVSGSVDEILETSPELFKVRESATSIFTLSQTLLDEASHLATGFENLAGGRNTDTIGGYVLGLLALMSIILIGLVMVRETNRQLQETAEKNERNQNAIMRLLDEIEDLADGDLTVTASVTEDFTGTIADSINYSVDQLRDLVATINLTAGQVAAAVQETQATAMHLAQASEHQAQQISEASTAINDMAQSIDQVSANAAESSAVAERSVEIANKGNEVVHNTIHGMDNIREQIQDTAKRIKRLGESSQEIGDIVSLIDDIADQTNILALNAAIQASMAGDAGRGFAVVADEVQRLAERSSAATRQIETLVRAIQTDTNEAVISMEQTTTEVVRGARLAQDAGVALEEIEGVSKTLAALIQSISNAAQQQTSSAGQISLTMNVIQQITSQTSSGSTATAESIGNLAKMASQLRRSVSGFTLPTEPKPATDKA is encoded by the coding sequence ATGACAAAAGCAAAAACAGGTACCCCGGAAGGATCGCGCAGCCGTTCGCAGATCATCGTGCTGTTTATCGCGCTGATCATCTTCATCATGCTGCTGTTCGCCAACTTCGCTTACCTCAACACCCAGGCCACCTACGACAAACAGTACATCGGCCACGCCGGTGAGCTGCGCGTGCTGTCTCAGCGCATCGCCAAGAACGCCACCGAAGCCGCCGCCGGCAAGGCTGCCGCGTTCAAGTTGCTCAGCGATGCGCGCAACGACTTCGCCCAGCGCTGGGGTTACCTGAAGAAAGGCGACCCGAGCACCGGCCTGCCGCCCGCGCCGTCCACCGTGCGCCCGGAAATGCGCGCCGTGCAGCTGGACTGGGAACGCCTGCTGAAAAACACCGACGCCATTCTCTCCAGCGAACAGACTGTGCTGTCGCTGCATCAAGTCGCCGCGACCCTGGCCGAAACCGTGCCGCAGTTGCAGGTCGAGTACGAAAAAGTCGTCGAAATCCTCCTTCAGCGTGGCGCCCCGGCAGCCCAGGTCGCCATGGCCCAGCGTCAGTCATTGCTGGCTGAACGGATTCTCGGTGCCGTGAATACCGTGCTCTCCGGCGACGAAAACTCCCAGCAAGCCGCCGACGCCTTCGGCCGCGATGCCGCACGTTTCGGCCTGGTGCTCAACGGCATGCTCCAGGGCAATCCGGCGCTGAAAGTCAGCCAGGTCGAAGACAAGGATGCCCGGGCGCGCCTGACCGAAATCTCCGAACTGTTCGAATTCGTCTCCGGTTCGGTGGATGAAATCCTCGAAACCTCGCCGGAGCTGTTCAAGGTCCGCGAATCGGCCACCAGCATCTTCACCTTGTCGCAAACCTTGCTCGATGAAGCCTCGCACCTGGCCACCGGTTTCGAAAACCTCGCCGGCGGGCGCAACACCGACACTATCGGCGGCTACGTGCTGGGCCTGTTGGCGCTGATGTCGATCATCCTCATTGGCCTGGTGATGGTTCGCGAAACCAACCGCCAGCTCCAGGAAACCGCCGAGAAGAACGAGCGCAACCAAAACGCGATCATGCGTCTGCTCGACGAAATCGAAGACCTGGCCGACGGCGACCTGACCGTGACTGCTTCGGTGACCGAAGACTTCACCGGCACCATCGCCGACTCGATCAACTATTCCGTGGACCAGCTGCGCGATCTGGTGGCCACCATCAACCTCACTGCCGGCCAAGTCGCCGCCGCCGTGCAGGAAACCCAGGCCACCGCCATGCACCTGGCCCAGGCCTCGGAGCATCAGGCGCAGCAGATTTCCGAAGCTTCGACGGCGATCAACGACATGGCGCAGTCCATCGATCAGGTCTCGGCCAACGCCGCCGAATCCTCAGCGGTGGCCGAGCGTTCGGTGGAAATCGCCAACAAGGGCAACGAGGTGGTGCACAACACCATCCACGGCATGGACAACATTCGCGAACAGATCCAGGACACCGCCAAACGCATCAAGCGCCTGGGCGAGTCTTCCCAGGAAATCGGCGACATCGTCAGCCTGATCGACGACATTGCCGACCAGACCAACATCCTGGCGCTCAACGCAGCGATCCAGGCCTCGATGGCTGGTGATGCCGGGCGCGGCTTTGCCGTGGTCGCCGACGAAGTCCAGCGTTTGGCCGAACGTTCGTCCGCCGCGACCCGACAAATTGAAACCCTGGTCCGGGCGATCCAGACTGATACCAATGAAGCGGTGATTTCCATGGAGCAGACCACCACCGAAGTGGTGCGTGGCGCGCGGCTGGCGCAGGATGCCGGTGTGGCCCTGGAAGAAATCGAAGGCGTGTCGAAGACGTTGGCGGCGCTGATCCAGAGCATTTCCAACGCCGCGCAGCAACAGACGTCGTCGGCGGGGCAGATTTCCCTGACCATGAACGTGATCCAGCAGATCACCTCGCAGACCTCGTCCGGTTCCACGGCGACCGCCGAAAGCATCGGCAACCTGGCGAAAATGGCCAGCCAGTTGCGCCGCTCGGTGTCGGGTTTCACCTTGCCGACCGAGCCCAAGCCGGCCACGGACAAGGCTTGA
- a CDS encoding nucleotidyltransferase domain-containing protein, producing MKNLSLSEALFTTTQQKVLGLLFGKPDQSFYANEIARWAQVGKGSLMRELDRLQQAGVLTLTRQGNQTHYQANPDCPIYAELLGIARKTFGIAEPLRQALQPFAEQITWAFVYGSIAKDSANASSDIDLMLIGEGLHYSEVMERLMPLEEQLGRVLNPTLYTPDDWAAKLAAENSFVVRVAQQDKINLMGQNPLESKDGQQRESGESVT from the coding sequence GTGAAAAACCTTTCCCTCAGCGAAGCCTTGTTCACCACCACCCAGCAAAAAGTGTTGGGCTTGTTGTTTGGCAAACCCGACCAAAGTTTTTATGCCAACGAAATCGCTCGCTGGGCTCAAGTGGGTAAAGGCAGCCTCATGCGCGAACTAGATCGGTTGCAGCAGGCCGGCGTGCTGACCCTGACGCGCCAAGGTAACCAGACTCACTACCAAGCCAATCCCGACTGCCCGATCTATGCCGAACTGTTGGGCATCGCCCGCAAAACCTTCGGCATCGCCGAGCCCCTGCGCCAGGCGCTGCAACCCTTTGCCGAACAGATCACCTGGGCATTTGTGTACGGCTCCATCGCCAAGGATTCGGCAAACGCATCCAGTGACATTGATCTCATGCTGATCGGCGAAGGCCTGCACTACAGTGAAGTGATGGAGCGGCTCATGCCCCTGGAAGAGCAACTGGGCCGCGTCCTCAACCCGACGCTCTACACCCCCGACGACTGGGCCGCAAAACTGGCGGCTGAAAACAGTTTTGTCGTGCGTGTGGCGCAGCAGGACAAGATCAATCTGATGGGGCAAAACCCTTTGGAGTCCAAGGATGGGCAGCAACGAGAATCTGGAGAATCTGTTACGTAG